Part of the Ictalurus punctatus breed USDA103 chromosome 9, Coco_2.0, whole genome shotgun sequence genome is shown below.
ctgAACTTTAGtatctttctcacacacacacccacctgGTAATGTGGAACGTGCGGATCGTGGAGTAGCTCTCAAGGGGCGTGGCTTAACCAATCCCGCCCATTCCGTATGTTTGGCCTTTGTTTGGACCGCTGCCCCGCAGCACGTGTCCACCCTaaactgattattttattatgctTCCGGAACACGTGGCTGTATTTTGCGACGTGACACGCATATGAGATCTATAGTagtctatactgtatatactgtctCAGCGAAAAAAGGCAAATGTAATcttaatgggttttttttttcatgagtcGCATACAAAACTGTTTTCGTTTACAGACAACTATATTCTTGGTAGTTTTTGTTCAGACTAGGTCAGCATCTGGAATTCAGAATTAAAGACGTGACCAACAAACATTTGTTAATGCATGCAAGCGCACGTAGCCGCCATTAAGGACTGGGTCGCGCGCATGTAGGCAGCAGCGCTGATTCGTGGAACATCTCCACACTGCCTGCAAGTGCGCATCTTGTAGAAACAGGAACACACATAACTGTCACTAATAAACTAGGTGTTTCGAGTGTGAAATGGTGTCCATGGTGTAGGTTATATCATTCTAATGTGCTCAATTTGTATAGATGCaatgcagtgtgttagtgtgtgtgtagaaaaatTGTGTAGCAGAAAGATATTTCAAAGTCCTGGAAATAAATGCCATCCTACAGAATTCATATCTTTTAGATATCAGAGCTCTTGAATATATTCTTATGGTGTAAAATGTTCCATTTCCAGGCCTATACTTTAAATCTTTTTTCTGTGTGCATTATTTCCAGGAAAGCGCAAACTTTCTTTGGCCGTAGAAAACAGCACTCACCTTGTGTCTCCCTCTAATTTTGTAGCTCCCAAGTTTGCCGTCAGCGAACGTGATCAGTTTGTCTATTCTTGCCAGCAGAGCACCTATGTTGTGGCAGCCCGTTTCAATGCCTTCGACCCAGGCTATTTTATCCCCGCGAATAGCTTTAGTTTGGCCCAGTGTTTGGCACGCGAGCTGTCCGTCCTGCATGCTCCCATCCATATGCACGCGCCTGACCTCCTGCAGAATTCGGTCTCCAAGCTTGTCTCCCAGAAAGTTGTCTACGATACACAAACCGTACGAGTTCATACAAGGTGCGATGTATTGTAATACAAGTCTATGAGCGTTGGGTCGTTTGCGCTCTTTTGATTTCGGCCTGTTGCTGTGCGGTTTTCGGAGCTCGCGCGGCAGAGCGCTGTTTCCAGCGCACACCGACGCTGCGCTCCCCGCGCCGTGGCGGCTTGTGCTCGAGGATCTGTGCTCGACCCTTTCCATTCCAGGATCTTTCTCCAGCCCATCGGTATCATTTCGGCTCGAGCTTGGCCCTTCTTCGGGGATATGTTCCGCTCGGTGTTCTGCCATTTGCCGGTAAAGTAAATCCCCCGTGCGCTCGTTATCATCCTCGGTTGATGGGCGCGCCTTCTGCGCTACGTGAGCAGCACCATATTTATCGCGTACGCAGAACTCGCCTCTCCCTTTGCCAATTACTTTTATAAGCAGTTTCTAAATCTAGCTGGCTCAAAGCATAAAATGCATATATGGTAGTTCACTGTATGCAGTTAACTTCTGTAGAAAGCACAGTTTAATGATTAAAgatattggtgtgtgtgagacgtgcATTTGACCTTTAgctgcgcttttttttttttaaacgtgtacATAAACGTGACCAAGCGTCAGTCCGTTAAAATAGGTCTAGActtgtctttttaaatatatgtaagcTACATTTGATGGTCCTTTTGCGACGACTGTTGTTTGTTCTACTCCTTGCACCATTTCTTTTTGCAGTGTTTGGAACGGTCTATATATTTAGGACTACTTTAATACTGATGAATATGAACACTTTATAGAATAAAGTACACTTGTGTCAAACCTTTTATCATTAATTCTATTTTGAGCGAATACTTTCACTGTTTTAAGCTTTTCAAAAAAAGCTTAAAACagtgacaccccccccccccccccccccccccaaacacacacacggtaagATGAATCAATTTGCACAACTTCTAAATCAACTGTCTTTTCCAGTTTATAAACATACCCATAAAAATGGTAGTTACTCAACAGTTTTCACTTCCTTGTAAAAGTGAAGTACTACGAAGTATATGATTTGTCTCATATAATGATAACAATTACACTCATAAATCTGCctttaattattatatagtgGTAGAATGAATCTGGGTAAGTTCCTGGAGAGGCACCGTAAATATCTGATGATAGTATATTACAAAATGTACCCACCAGAATAAAAAATTTTTGGCAGGAAAAAACAGGACCATTAGATTGTGTATGACAATCACAACCTCAGAGTACTCCCTGTCCTGCACgtttcagtgttttccttctcccaacacacctgattctACTAATCAGCTAGCTAAAAGGCCTTCCTGAGTTGAAGTGgatgtgttagagcagggaaaccactaaaatgtgcagaacAGACAGCATTCCAGGACTAGCATTGGTTATGTAATGAATATTGCCAAACATTACAGTACGTTCTGAAATTATTGGAACAGCACGAACAATTATTTAGttttacactgaagacattttggtttgagatcaaaagattgaTAGAATATGAGACGATGGGGGTGaaagtatcacaatccaccagaTCCACCAATCCAAAGTGCAGAAATGTAGAGGCGATaccagaacatgcaaactactcTTTAGCAGTAAGAATCACAAAGCCAGAttggaaatcacacacacaaaaaaaatacaaggatgaaccacaaaagttctggaaacaagattaacctctaaaaagtgatggaaaggacaaagtgtggagaaagaaaggatccgctcattatccaaaacatagaagctcatcggtcaagcatggtggaggtagagTCACGGGTTGGGATTGCATGGCAGCTTCCGGAAAGGctcatctttattgatgatgtaactcatgatggtagcagcagaatgaattcagaagtctacagaaacattctgtctgtcaatttacagagaaattcatccaatctaattgggaggaacttcatcatgcagcaagacaatgatccaaaaagcactgccaataaactgcaatacaagcctagaaaagcatcacaaaaaaatgtaacagtttggtgatgtcattggTTCACTGGTTTGATGGTTATTGCAAGTAAGGgatatacaaccaaatattaagtgtgatttactttaagactatccgTTCCAATACCTTTGCTCACATAAAAATTGGGTGACCTGACACCACCGACATAAAGATCAGgaacaaaagctgaaattcggctctatcatctcatattatcttttgatctcaaacataaatgtcttcagtgtgtagcaaaaagaaaagaattggaCTTACTGTTCCATTACTTTCGGGTGGGACTGTATATTGGCAAATGTCAGTTCTAATGCCATATTACAATATTAGCAAAAGTTTCATGGTAAGTACCTTTTGAGGATCCAATGACTAAACTCATGACTGCACTGGTAGGCATGAGTAGCTGCTATAGATAATCTTTGTACAGTGCTAAAAGCCTCAGGCAGATTTTTGAACCCAGTGAAGTTGCAAAGTTGGCAGGGCCGTTCTATTTGCACTCTATCTGAGGTCCAGCCCTTGAGCATGTACGTGAGAACATCCTCATGCTGCAGTTTAAACAGTAACCAGCTGCTATTTTCTTTCTGACTTCATGCCAGTAGGATAAATCTGAGAACTAGACTGAATGTCATTGGTTGGTCTGTAACAGCCGTCCCACAGAAGGTCTTGCAGGTGGTAAGTCTGTGCACGTACTGCCTTTTATGTAATCAGGCACATTACATTTCTGAAGCACATTAACTGTAGATATCAAACGACTTTAAGAGTGGTGGCAGACTGGTGGTCTCTATAGAAACTGAATACTTCAGCTTCCTTAGTTTTTAAATTAACACAAGGATCCAAATTCATATTGAACTTTGGCTGAAACATGGGATCTACAGCTTTTACGTAtattttcctatttatttgCACATTGTTATTATTGACCTCAGAATGCTCTGTACAATTAGCAGATCATGTCAAAAGGTCACATATTATGTAACTTTCCTTATACTGAACATATTCCCCCTCATGCAATTATTTAGTgtagtttaaaaacaaagccAGAACAGTGACGCATAGCATTTTATCAAATCATTAAGATTAAATAAAGTATGTTTATTCAAACATACTGTAGACTAAACTAGTTTCCGGACTGATAACCACATCGAAAACAAATTCCACTTTTAGTGTATGTCAGATCACTGATCTTTAAGAGATTATGGAGGTTCAACATTTCCAAAGAGACTCTAGATACTTTTCAGGCAGAACGACATTCACACAATATAAAGAACATATGAAACTCTCcatgaagataaataaaaacttaccaaTGGAATAAAAACTGTTGACACTTCTGTAAAGGCACCTAAAAGAAAATGTAGGCTCAATATAAAGTGAAAGAGGTTTTTACTGAATtagttttttaataatatacatGGAGAAGGAGCCAGAGTGTTACTAACCAGTCTCGTTTTAAAATAGCAACCTGAATCAACACACAGACGGTCATAAAGAAAAAGGACTATACAACGTATACAATGTGCCACTGTGGCAAACAAAATCATTTAATCACCAGTCAAGATAAATCTTTATAAAACAGTTACCAATATGTATACACTGAAATATACGCATTTATTATCGCAAAATATTTAGCGTTTTCAATAAGCCACTGCcctcaaagaagaaaaaaaaaagtattataaaaACTGCAGCATTATATATACAATGATCGCTGACTAACAGGACACCATTGACTAACAGGGCAGTATGTGCTTAGAGTCTTGGAGGCTGTGCACTTATACATGGCCATTCGCCACATAAATGACAATGGACTGGTTCATATGATTCCTGTGCCTGCTCGTCATCGGATTTTCCCAGTTCAAGTTCACCAAATCCTTTATGATTCCAGTAGTCAAAggcaaagggggaaaaaagccaaAGGGAAATCATTGAGCAGCCTGAAGGGTTGGAGTGCTGGTCATGGGATCACTTCAAAGTAGTGTAAAATGGCCATGATGTGCTGCGGCATAAACACAAAGCCAGTGTATACAGCCATGGCTGCTACAGATATCAGGAGAGAATCTGACATGGGGTTAAAGAATTCAGCATTTTAGAGAAAAGGACTAACAAGATTAAAAGGATTGTATCAAGACTGAAGGACAAAAAAATTAGTAACTTCTTGTTTTCATCCATAAAGAactaatttttaaatgaatgaaaggtAAACagtactactgctgctactactactactactaataataataataagaagaagaagaagaagaagaagaagaagtagaggTAGTAGCAGTGTTCAGATCtgttattgctattattattaactattgTTTTCATTACTTTTCctcttactattattattattattattattattattattattattctgctcttgagtctatggcagcccagaAAGAGGACAGCCTCTGTTACTATAGCAAATTTGGAGTCTCTACCTCAAACCCCATAGCACCACCAACTGCCCAAATTTCCACTCACgtttatgttaataacttttgaaccatgaGTCCTAGAAACAAAATTCCTCTGATTCCTTGGCTCAAGATGATT
Proteins encoded:
- the egln3 gene encoding egl nine homolog 3 isoform X1; its protein translation is MAEHRAEHIPEEGPSSSRNDTDGLEKDPGMERVEHRSSSTSRHGAGSAASVCAGNSALPRELRKPHSNRPKSKERKRPNAHRLVLQYIAPCMNSYGLCIVDNFLGDKLGDRILQEVRRVHMDGSMQDGQLACQTLGQTKAIRGDKIAWVEGIETGCHNIGALLARIDKLITFADGKLGSYKIRGRHKAMVACYPGNGAGYVKHVDNPNADGRCVTCIYYLNKNWNAKEHGGVLRIFPEGKSYVADIEPLFDRLLLFWSDRRNPHEVQPSFATRYAITVWYFDSEERAEAKKRFRDSTASSESSTTS
- the sptssa gene encoding serine palmitoyltransferase small subunit A, whose amino-acid sequence is MALGDAWKQISWFYYQYLLVTALYMLEPWERTVFNSLLISVAAMAVYTGFVFMPQHIMAILHYFEVIP